In the genome of Thiomicrospira aerophila AL3, one region contains:
- the sufD gene encoding Fe-S cluster assembly protein SufD — MTTLSKPMKKFSPVAQAAMDYYQAQATRLIQAEGEGHALARFRQAALNEFIEQGFPSRKDEDWQFTPLSNFLKTHYHFNGISRATAADIAKLRPFVDAWHLVFVDGYFSESLSDDLVGLPDGVSIESGKDALDFEMGFCVFAQSEEDIQQDAFGMLNAMLFDDGVFIEVAPHVQLEKPIVISYVQTLAEHANIVRNKIKLGSSASLNVIEQYVAIDDGWGFENSVCEIELAANARLNQVVWQNLPEQATYFNNQFIDLAEHSQFRTHYIGLGGAISRHQNHVQMDGDRIESEQNSVCFARNQQIVDTRTYTGHKAEQGLSRQLHKLVLADQAIGVFNGMIKVDQVAQKTDGMMDNKNLLLSNKAQMNAKPQLEIYADDVKCSHGSASGQISADQIFYLQARGLSKQQARQLVTLAFLMEPLETVVAETVRTWLQQALADAVTPHLS; from the coding sequence ATGACCACCTTATCCAAGCCTATGAAAAAGTTTAGTCCTGTCGCGCAAGCCGCGATGGATTATTATCAGGCGCAGGCGACGCGGTTAATTCAAGCTGAGGGTGAAGGACATGCACTGGCGCGTTTTCGCCAGGCTGCTTTAAACGAATTTATTGAGCAGGGTTTTCCTAGCCGTAAAGATGAAGATTGGCAGTTTACACCCTTAAGTAATTTCTTAAAAACCCACTACCATTTTAATGGGATCTCTCGAGCAACTGCAGCCGATATTGCTAAGTTAAGACCCTTTGTTGACGCGTGGCATTTGGTGTTTGTTGATGGTTATTTCAGTGAGTCCTTATCTGATGACTTAGTTGGCTTGCCTGATGGCGTGTCAATTGAATCGGGTAAAGACGCATTAGATTTTGAAATGGGCTTTTGTGTTTTTGCACAATCAGAAGAAGATATTCAGCAGGATGCATTTGGTATGCTTAATGCGATGTTGTTCGATGATGGTGTGTTTATTGAGGTTGCCCCACATGTACAATTGGAAAAACCTATTGTTATTAGTTATGTTCAAACATTAGCTGAGCACGCCAATATAGTGCGTAATAAAATTAAGTTGGGTTCAAGTGCAAGTCTGAATGTTATCGAACAGTATGTGGCTATCGATGATGGTTGGGGCTTTGAAAATAGTGTTTGCGAAATTGAGCTTGCTGCTAACGCGCGTTTAAACCAAGTTGTTTGGCAAAACCTGCCTGAGCAGGCGACCTATTTTAATAATCAATTTATCGATTTAGCAGAACACTCTCAATTTAGAACTCATTATATTGGTCTAGGTGGTGCGATTTCGCGTCATCAGAATCATGTGCAAATGGATGGTGACCGGATTGAGTCTGAGCAGAACAGTGTCTGTTTTGCACGTAACCAACAGATTGTCGATACGCGCACTTATACGGGACACAAGGCCGAGCAGGGTTTAAGTCGTCAGTTACACAAGCTGGTGTTGGCAGATCAAGCTATTGGTGTGTTTAACGGCATGATTAAGGTCGATCAAGTTGCTCAAAAAACCGATGGGATGATGGACAACAAAAACCTGCTCCTATCCAATAAGGCTCAGATGAATGCCAAGCCGCAACTTGAAATCTATGCGGATGATGTGAAATGTTCGCACGGTTCAGCCTCTGGCCAAATTAGTGCGGATCAGATTTTTTATTTGCAAGCGCGCGGCTTATCTAAGCAACAGGCTCGCCAACTAGTTACGCTTGCGTTTTTGATGGAGCCGTTAGAAACGGTTGTTGCAGAAACTGTTCGTACTTGGTTGCAACAGGCTTTAGCGGATGCGGTTACGCCGCATTTGAGTTAG
- a CDS encoding aminotransferase class V-fold PLP-dependent enzyme translates to MIDNHAIRAEFPLLAQTEKGLPLVYLDNASTSQKPQQVIDAIEHYYRAENANVHRGVYGLSERATEAFEGVRGQVQGLLNAASSKEIIFVRGATEGINLVASSWGRSSLQLGDQIIVSEMEHHSNLVPWQLLVADLGIEIVKWPIDELGQLHLSDLAGLLNEKTRLVAVTHMSNALGTINPIADIIALAHQHGAKVLVDAAQSVSHMPIDVQALDVDFLVFSGHKMYGPTGIGCLYAKQALLEQMPPYMGGGDMIYQVSFAGTSFNELPYKFEAGTPNIAGVIGLGAAIRFIERVGFDTIAAIEEDLLAYATAKLSKINGLRIIGEAAHKGGVISFVFDQAHPHDIATLIDQDAIALRASHHCAMPIMQKYGLPATLRASFGVYNNRADVDRLCVALEEALAMLA, encoded by the coding sequence ATGATCGATAATCACGCCATTCGTGCTGAATTTCCTTTGCTTGCTCAAACTGAGAAGGGTTTGCCATTAGTTTATTTGGATAACGCTTCGACAAGCCAAAAGCCTCAGCAGGTGATTGATGCAATTGAACACTATTATCGCGCAGAAAATGCCAATGTTCATCGCGGTGTATATGGTCTTAGTGAGCGTGCTACTGAAGCTTTTGAAGGGGTTAGAGGCCAGGTGCAGGGCTTATTAAATGCCGCCTCAAGTAAAGAGATTATTTTTGTGCGAGGCGCGACCGAGGGTATTAACCTGGTAGCCAGCTCATGGGGGCGCAGTAGCTTACAGCTAGGCGATCAAATCATTGTGAGTGAAATGGAGCACCATTCAAACTTAGTGCCTTGGCAGCTTTTGGTAGCGGACTTAGGGATTGAAATTGTTAAGTGGCCTATTGATGAGTTAGGTCAATTGCACCTGAGTGATCTAGCAGGCCTGCTGAATGAAAAAACCCGTTTAGTGGCAGTGACCCATATGTCGAATGCGTTGGGTACGATTAATCCAATCGCCGATATTATTGCCCTGGCGCATCAGCATGGGGCGAAAGTCTTGGTCGATGCCGCACAGTCTGTTTCGCACATGCCGATTGATGTGCAAGCGCTTGATGTCGATTTTTTGGTGTTTTCTGGCCATAAAATGTACGGTCCGACCGGTATTGGCTGCTTGTATGCTAAGCAAGCTCTGCTAGAGCAGATGCCACCCTATATGGGTGGGGGTGACATGATTTATCAGGTTAGCTTTGCGGGTACGAGTTTTAATGAGTTGCCCTATAAGTTTGAAGCGGGCACGCCCAATATTGCCGGGGTGATTGGCTTAGGTGCGGCAATTCGCTTCATTGAGCGAGTTGGTTTTGACACCATTGCAGCCATTGAAGAAGACTTGTTAGCCTATGCGACAGCGAAGCTCAGTAAGATTAATGGGCTGCGTATCATCGGCGAAGCAGCGCATAAGGGTGGGGTTATTTCATTTGTGTTTGACCAAGCTCATCCGCATGATATTGCAACTTTGATTGATCAAGATGCAATTGCTTTGCGTGCGAGTCATCATTGCGCTATGCCCATTATGCAAAAGTATGGTCTGCCTGCGACTTTGCGCGCCTCCTTTGGTGTTTATAATAATCGAGCGGATGTTGACCGCCTATGTGTGGCGTTAGAAGAAGCCTTGGCGATGTTGGCTTAA
- the murC gene encoding UDP-N-acetylmuramate--L-alanine ligase, with product MKEQVRHIHFVGIGGVGMAGIAEVCINLGFAVSGSDIRRHATVVRLEALGAKIQLGHQPEWVQQADVVVVSSAIAKDNPEAAWAKSSRIPVIPRAEMLAELMRMRYGIAIAGTHGKTTTTSLTAAILTQGGLDPTFVIGGQLNQIGTNARLGSSRYLVAEADESDASFLHLAPMMSVITNIDMDHMETYQGDFSRLIHTYNEFINRLPFYGLTVLCLDDPNLKQLMPDVLRKVRTYGFDSQADVVAINWLAKGLTSEFDVVVKGREPFRVTLNIPGQHNVRNALAAISVALELDVSVSAIQQALATFGGVGRRFEVYPRRIIGGHQVTLVDDYGHHPTELAATLQTARDAFPSQRIVLVFQPHRYSRTRDLFDEFITALTKADLVILAPVYAAGETPIPGFDTKAIMQNMRIRGMQNVMFAEGFEMLNAMAADVLTEGDIVLLMGAGDIGQWAKEWQQST from the coding sequence ATGAAAGAACAAGTTAGGCATATCCATTTCGTCGGCATTGGCGGCGTTGGCATGGCGGGCATTGCTGAGGTCTGCATCAATCTAGGTTTTGCAGTCAGTGGTTCGGATATTCGCCGGCACGCTACGGTGGTGCGGTTGGAAGCCTTGGGAGCAAAAATTCAACTTGGGCACCAGCCAGAATGGGTGCAGCAGGCGGATGTGGTTGTTGTCTCCAGTGCTATTGCTAAGGATAATCCAGAGGCCGCTTGGGCCAAATCGAGTAGAATTCCCGTTATCCCGCGCGCCGAAATGTTGGCCGAGCTCATGCGCATGCGCTATGGTATCGCCATTGCGGGTACGCATGGTAAAACCACCACCACGAGCTTAACGGCTGCCATACTCACTCAGGGTGGGCTTGATCCAACTTTTGTTATTGGTGGTCAGCTTAATCAAATTGGTACCAATGCAAGGTTGGGTTCCAGTCGTTATTTAGTCGCTGAGGCGGATGAATCGGATGCCTCTTTTCTTCATCTAGCACCGATGATGTCCGTTATTACCAATATTGATATGGACCATATGGAAACCTATCAAGGTGATTTTTCTCGCCTTATTCACACCTACAATGAATTTATCAATCGTTTACCCTTCTATGGTTTAACTGTATTGTGTTTGGATGACCCTAACCTGAAGCAATTAATGCCAGATGTACTCAGAAAGGTACGCACTTATGGCTTTGATTCGCAGGCGGATGTGGTCGCGATCAACTGGCTAGCAAAGGGTTTGACTAGTGAGTTTGATGTGGTGGTTAAAGGTCGCGAGCCTTTTAGAGTGACACTGAACATACCGGGACAACATAATGTTAGGAATGCATTAGCCGCTATCAGCGTCGCTTTGGAGTTGGATGTGTCGGTGAGTGCAATTCAACAAGCATTGGCAACGTTTGGTGGGGTTGGGCGACGCTTCGAAGTTTACCCACGGCGGATTATTGGTGGCCATCAAGTGACCTTGGTGGATGATTATGGACACCATCCTACTGAACTAGCGGCAACGCTACAAACAGCCAGAGATGCCTTTCCCAGTCAACGGATCGTGTTGGTTTTTCAACCGCATCGTTACAGTCGGACACGGGATTTGTTTGATGAATTTATAACTGCACTGACCAAAGCGGATTTAGTGATTTTAGCGCCTGTCTATGCGGCAGGCGAAACACCTATCCCGGGTTTCGATACCAAGGCGATCATGCAAAATATGCGGATTCGAGGCATGCAGAATGTTATGTTCGCGGAAGGTTTTGAAATGCTAAATGCGATGGCTGCAGATGTTTTAACAGAAGGCGACATCGTATTGTTGATGGGAGCCGGTGACATAGGGCAATGGGCAAAAGAATGGCAACAAAGTACATAA
- a CDS encoding D-alanine--D-alanine ligase, which yields MATKYIIQQLLRWRERLEKESIAVLYGGVSAEREVSLRSGQSIVKALTEEGLNVTGYDVRSLNDLVDVAANHCLVFLALHGRWGEDGQVQAVLQSLGVVFTGSGMAASALAMDKIRTKYVWQGAGLPTPAFYRVNKASLTTLLWSNMPLPAMVKASHEGSSIGLFKVNTLDELKWAVEQALQLDDEVLVEQWVSGREFTFAILASEVLPAIELKTQHDFYDYDAKYVSGDTEYLCPVSLMQSELASMNELVLKAFDVLGAQGIGRIDIMLDEIGQPWLIELNTLPGMTDMSLVPKAAKHYGLSYGELCIAILGQAVDASPLA from the coding sequence ATGGCAACAAAGTACATAATTCAGCAGCTGCTTCGTTGGCGAGAAAGGCTTGAGAAGGAGTCTATAGCTGTTCTGTATGGTGGTGTTTCGGCAGAACGTGAAGTGTCACTTCGAAGCGGTCAGTCTATTGTTAAGGCTCTTACTGAGGAAGGACTCAATGTAACAGGGTATGATGTCAGAAGTTTAAATGATTTGGTGGATGTTGCTGCAAATCATTGCCTGGTATTTTTGGCTTTACATGGTCGTTGGGGTGAAGATGGCCAGGTACAGGCGGTGTTGCAGAGCTTAGGTGTGGTGTTTACAGGGAGTGGTATGGCGGCCAGTGCCTTAGCCATGGATAAAATTCGTACTAAATATGTTTGGCAAGGTGCCGGGTTGCCAACACCGGCTTTTTATCGTGTAAATAAGGCAAGCTTAACTACATTACTCTGGTCGAATATGCCCTTGCCTGCAATGGTTAAGGCAAGTCATGAAGGCTCGAGTATTGGGTTATTTAAAGTTAATACGCTTGATGAGCTCAAGTGGGCAGTAGAGCAAGCATTGCAACTTGATGATGAGGTGTTGGTTGAGCAGTGGGTCTCGGGCCGGGAGTTTACTTTTGCTATTTTAGCTAGTGAAGTTTTGCCTGCGATTGAGCTCAAGACGCAGCATGATTTTTATGACTATGATGCAAAATATGTGTCTGGCGATACGGAATATTTGTGTCCGGTGAGTTTAATGCAATCAGAGCTGGCAAGTATGAACGAGTTAGTGTTGAAAGCATTTGATGTATTGGGCGCTCAAGGTATTGGGCGGATTGACATTATGTTGGATGAAATCGGCCAACCCTGGTTAATCGAGTTAAATACGCTACCGGGGATGACGGACATGAGTTTAGTGCCCAAAGCGGCCAAGCATTATGGTTTAAGTTATGGTGAGTTATGTATTGCAATTTTAGGTCAGGCTGTTGATGCTTCACCGTTGGCTTAA
- a CDS encoding cell division protein FtsQ/DivIB, translating to MLHRWLKLGLVVLLAGLVVVWVLLMMKPEQNATLSYKIISPLQNITLDQVEDQIWPYLEQSFWDVDLVGLQQVLQLNPWVESAFVSKQWPNQLVLKLVEREPVARWRQQSLVDRQGVIFNPDDVAAFGHLVVLDAHELQSRAMLRHWSEVQALLNPLDWQVLGMTWFADDVLKVDVDAGHQIYLIASDKKQLVQRFMLAWPKLSDSTVQPVILNSALKQSARWKIDLRYSNGMALNPLNNVD from the coding sequence ATGCTTCACCGTTGGCTTAAGCTGGGGTTGGTTGTTTTATTGGCAGGCCTGGTGGTCGTCTGGGTGCTGCTTATGATGAAACCTGAGCAGAATGCGACATTGTCCTATAAAATAATCTCACCCTTACAAAACATTACGCTAGATCAAGTTGAAGATCAGATATGGCCCTATTTAGAGCAGAGTTTTTGGGATGTTGATCTGGTCGGTTTGCAGCAGGTTTTACAATTAAACCCATGGGTTGAATCTGCCTTTGTTTCAAAACAGTGGCCTAATCAGCTGGTTTTGAAGCTTGTAGAGCGTGAACCAGTGGCACGGTGGCGACAACAAAGCTTAGTTGACCGGCAAGGAGTGATATTTAACCCAGATGATGTTGCAGCATTTGGGCACTTGGTCGTTCTTGATGCGCATGAGCTTCAATCTCGCGCAATGTTACGTCATTGGTCTGAAGTCCAGGCTTTGTTAAATCCGCTAGATTGGCAAGTACTCGGCATGACGTGGTTTGCAGATGATGTATTAAAAGTGGATGTCGATGCGGGTCATCAAATCTACTTAATAGCGAGTGATAAAAAGCAATTAGTCCAGCGTTTTATGCTAGCTTGGCCTAAGTTGTCAGATAGCACGGTTCAGCCTGTGATACTAAACAGTGCTCTAAAACAGTCAGCTAGATGGAAAATTGATTTAAGATACAGTAATGGTATGGCGCTAAACCCTTTAAATAATGTTGATTGA